In Cloacibacterium caeni, a single window of DNA contains:
- the ric gene encoding iron-sulfur cluster repair di-iron protein produces the protein MEIKDKTIGGIVAEDFRTAAVFKKYGIDFCCKGNRSIEEVCAVKKKNPEDIYADLERVTQNATQNIDFKAWDLDLLSDYIEKTHHRYVEEKTIYLLQFLDKLRRVKGDRYPELIEVHELFKQSAEDLGAHMKKEELVLFPFIRNMVEAKRRGVELPKPHFGAVENPIEMMKHEHENEGDRFEKIAQLLNQYTPPSDACNTHQVTYKMLQEFEENLHTHIHLENNILFPKAIELQKELQN, from the coding sequence ATGGAAATAAAAGACAAAACAATAGGCGGAATTGTAGCCGAAGATTTTAGAACAGCAGCTGTATTTAAAAAATACGGAATCGATTTTTGTTGCAAAGGAAATAGAAGTATAGAAGAAGTTTGTGCAGTGAAAAAGAAAAATCCAGAAGATATTTATGCAGATTTAGAAAGAGTAACGCAAAATGCAACTCAGAACATCGATTTTAAAGCTTGGGATTTAGATTTATTGTCAGATTATATCGAGAAAACGCACCACCGTTATGTAGAAGAAAAAACCATTTATCTGCTTCAGTTTTTAGATAAATTAAGAAGAGTAAAAGGCGATAGATATCCAGAGTTAATTGAAGTTCACGAATTGTTTAAACAATCTGCCGAAGATTTAGGGGCTCACATGAAAAAAGAAGAATTGGTATTATTCCCATTCATTAGAAACATGGTAGAAGCAAAAAGAAGAGGAGTAGAATTACCAAAACCACATTTTGGCGCAGTAGAAAATCCAATTGAGATGATGAAACACGAACACGAAAATGAAGGAGATCGTTTCGAAAAAATAGCCCAACTTTTAAATCAATATACACCACCTTCAGATGCTTGTAACACGCATCAAGTTACTTATAAAATGCTTCAGGAATTCGAAGAAAATTTACATACTCATATCCATTTAGAGAATAATATTCTGTTTCCAAAAGCAATTGAATTGCAAAAAGAATTGCAAAATTAA
- a CDS encoding carbon-nitrogen hydrolase — protein sequence MSKVKVGTVQMTCVKDKNENLQKAIEKVREAAAKGAQIVCLQELFTSLYFCDVEDYDNFDLAEAIPGPSTNALSEVAKELGVVIIASLFEKRAQGLYHNTTAILDADGTYLGKYRKMHIPDDPAFYEKFYFTPGDLGYKVFQTKFAKIGVLICWDQWYPEASRITALMGADIMFYPTAIGWATDQDEETNQDQYNAWQTIQRSHAVANGVPVVSVNRVGFEQDGAMKFWGGSFVANAQGKLLYLASHDQEEVVVTELDLSQTDYFRKHWPFLRDRRIETYSPITKRFIDED from the coding sequence ATGTCAAAAGTAAAAGTAGGCACAGTACAAATGACCTGTGTAAAAGATAAAAACGAAAATCTGCAAAAAGCCATCGAAAAAGTAAGAGAAGCTGCTGCAAAAGGTGCTCAAATTGTTTGTTTGCAAGAACTTTTTACATCGCTTTATTTTTGTGATGTAGAAGATTATGACAATTTTGATTTAGCAGAAGCCATTCCTGGACCTTCTACCAATGCTTTGAGTGAAGTTGCCAAAGAATTAGGCGTGGTAATCATCGCTTCACTTTTCGAGAAAAGAGCGCAAGGTTTGTACCACAACACTACCGCAATTTTAGATGCAGACGGAACTTATCTTGGAAAATACCGCAAAATGCACATTCCAGATGATCCAGCTTTTTACGAAAAATTCTATTTCACGCCTGGAGATTTAGGTTATAAAGTTTTTCAAACCAAATTTGCGAAAATTGGTGTTTTAATTTGTTGGGATCAATGGTATCCAGAAGCTTCCAGAATCACCGCATTGATGGGAGCTGATATTATGTTCTACCCTACTGCAATTGGTTGGGCAACAGACCAAGACGAAGAAACCAACCAAGACCAATACAACGCTTGGCAAACCATACAAAGAAGTCATGCTGTTGCAAATGGAGTTCCTGTAGTTTCTGTAAACCGAGTAGGTTTTGAGCAAGATGGCGCTATGAAATTCTGGGGCGGAAGTTTCGTTGCTAATGCTCAAGGTAAATTATTGTATCTCGCATCTCACGACCAAGAAGAAGTAGTAGTTACTGAATTAGATTTATCTCAAACTGATTATTTCCGTAAACACTGGCCTTTCCTGAGAGACAGAAGAATTGAAACTTACAGCCCTATCACCAAAAGATTTATTGACGAAGATTAA
- a CDS encoding transketolase has translation MSKSIEELKAQATQIRRDILRMVHAVNSGHPGGSLGCVEYFTALYGKVMNYKLPFSMEGKGEDHFYLSNGHISPVFYSTLARNGFFPISELSTFRKLNSRLQGHPTTHEHLEGIRMSSGSLGQGLSVGIGVALAKKLDGDSSLVYTLHGDGELQEGQIWEALMFAAAKKVDNLISTIDYNGRQIDGDTDDVLSLGDLNAKLRAFGWEVLEEKNGNDLEAVIAVLEHAKSKTGNGKPVAIILHTEMGQGVDFMMGSHSWHGKAPNDAQLESALSQLYVETEADY, from the coding sequence ATGAGTAAATCTATTGAAGAGTTAAAAGCTCAGGCAACACAAATCAGAAGAGACATTTTAAGAATGGTTCATGCCGTAAATTCAGGACACCCAGGTGGAAGTCTTGGCTGTGTAGAATACTTTACAGCGCTTTATGGCAAAGTAATGAACTACAAACTCCCTTTCTCTATGGAAGGAAAAGGAGAAGATCATTTCTACCTTTCTAACGGTCACATTTCTCCCGTTTTCTATTCTACATTAGCAAGAAACGGTTTTTTCCCAATTTCTGAACTTTCTACTTTTAGAAAATTAAATTCTAGATTGCAAGGTCACCCAACTACACACGAACATTTAGAAGGCATCAGAATGAGTTCTGGCTCTCTTGGCCAAGGTTTATCTGTAGGAATAGGAGTAGCTTTAGCTAAAAAATTAGATGGAGATTCATCTTTAGTGTACACACTTCATGGAGATGGAGAATTACAAGAAGGACAAATCTGGGAAGCATTAATGTTTGCTGCTGCTAAAAAAGTAGACAACTTAATTTCTACAATAGATTATAACGGAAGACAAATCGATGGTGATACAGATGATGTATTATCTCTAGGAGATTTAAATGCTAAATTAAGAGCTTTCGGTTGGGAAGTTTTAGAAGAGAAAAACGGCAACGATTTAGAAGCGGTAATAGCAGTTTTAGAACATGCAAAATCTAAAACAGGAAACGGAAAACCAGTGGCCATCATTCTTCATACAGAAATGGGACAAGGTGTAGATTTTATGATGGGTTCTCACTCTTGGCACGGAAAAGCTCCGAATGATGCTCAGTTAGAAAGCGCTCTTTCTCAACTTTATGTAGAAACCGAAGCAGATTATTAA
- a CDS encoding RrF2 family transcriptional regulator, translated as MFSKACEYAIKSVIYIAQEALAGKKTNVKQIAEATNAPEAFVAKILQPLSKKGILTSNKGKQGGFSVELDKIDKIKLIEIVLATDGPDILTRCAFGLEKCTSEKPCPFHDKFKGIREELRDSLSEISVYDMALKTEQGIAFLKN; from the coding sequence ATGTTTTCTAAAGCTTGTGAATACGCTATAAAATCAGTTATTTATATAGCACAAGAAGCTCTTGCTGGTAAAAAAACCAATGTAAAACAAATCGCTGAAGCTACAAATGCTCCAGAAGCTTTTGTTGCAAAAATTCTACAACCTCTTTCTAAGAAGGGTATATTGACGTCTAATAAAGGAAAACAAGGTGGTTTTTCGGTAGAATTAGACAAGATTGATAAGATTAAACTCATAGAAATTGTACTCGCAACAGATGGTCCAGATATTTTAACGAGATGTGCATTTGGTTTAGAAAAATGTACTTCAGAGAAACCTTGTCCTTTTCACGATAAATTCAAAGGAATAAGGGAAGAATTAAGAGATTCTCTCAGTGAAATATCAGTCTATGATATGGCGCTTAAAACAGAACAAGGCATTGCCTTCTTAAAGAACTAG
- the asnB gene encoding asparagine synthase B, translated as MCGIVCLFDAKQKTDALRPQILEMSKKIRHRGPDWSGIYQSEKTVFSHERLAIVDPTSGKQPLFTKDGKVVLAVNGEIYNHQELRKEFPDYEFLTQSDCEVILALYRKYGKDFIEKLNGIFAFSLYDIENDIYLIARDHMGICPLYQGWDKHGNYYVASELKALEGVCNKIETFLPGHFVYSKDGQELQQWYKRDWEDFENVKDKETSIAAIRKGLEDAVHRQMMSDVPYGVLLSGGLDSSIISAIAAKYAKKRIESGDEQEAWYPRLHSFAVGLEGSPDLAAAQKAAEHIGSVHHEIHFTVQEGLDAVKDVIYHLETYDVTTVRASTPMYLMARVIKSMGIKMVLSGEGSDELFGGYLYFHKAPNAKEFHDETVRKLGKLHLYDCLRANKALMSWGIEGRVPFLDKEFMDIAMTVNPADKMVTAHEPKIEKWLLRKAFEDLLPESIAWRQKEQFSDGVGYSWIDTLKEVAEKEVTDEMMANAKFRFPQNTPQNKEEYRYRTIFEEHFPSETAALTVPSVPSVACSTPIALEWDEAFKKMNDPSGRAVISVHEDSY; from the coding sequence ATGTGCGGAATTGTATGCTTGTTTGATGCGAAACAAAAAACAGACGCTCTGCGTCCTCAGATATTAGAAATGTCTAAAAAAATTAGACACCGCGGTCCAGATTGGAGCGGAATTTACCAATCAGAAAAAACTGTTTTTTCTCACGAAAGATTAGCAATTGTAGACCCAACTTCAGGGAAACAACCTTTATTTACCAAAGACGGGAAAGTAGTTCTTGCCGTAAATGGTGAAATCTACAACCATCAAGAGCTCAGAAAAGAATTCCCTGATTACGAATTTCTTACTCAGTCTGACTGTGAAGTTATCTTGGCACTTTATAGAAAATACGGCAAAGATTTTATTGAAAAACTCAACGGGATTTTTGCATTTTCGCTTTATGATATCGAAAACGACATTTATTTAATTGCAAGAGATCACATGGGAATTTGCCCGCTTTATCAAGGTTGGGACAAACACGGAAATTATTATGTAGCTTCTGAACTGAAAGCTTTAGAAGGCGTTTGCAATAAAATAGAAACTTTTTTACCTGGGCATTTTGTTTATAGCAAAGACGGACAAGAATTGCAACAATGGTACAAAAGAGATTGGGAAGATTTTGAAAATGTAAAAGACAAAGAAACTAGCATTGCGGCCATAAGAAAAGGCTTAGAAGATGCGGTACACAGACAAATGATGAGTGACGTTCCTTATGGAGTTTTACTTTCTGGTGGACTTGATTCTTCTATTATTTCTGCAATTGCTGCAAAATATGCCAAAAAAAGAATCGAAAGTGGAGACGAACAAGAAGCTTGGTATCCTAGATTGCACAGTTTTGCGGTAGGTTTAGAAGGTTCACCGGATTTAGCGGCTGCACAAAAAGCGGCAGAACACATCGGTTCTGTTCACCACGAAATCCACTTTACCGTTCAAGAAGGTTTAGACGCAGTAAAAGATGTAATTTATCACCTCGAAACGTATGATGTAACCACAGTTCGTGCTTCTACACCGATGTATTTAATGGCGAGAGTGATTAAATCAATGGGAATTAAAATGGTACTTTCTGGTGAAGGAAGCGATGAACTTTTTGGTGGATATTTATATTTTCACAAAGCTCCCAATGCTAAAGAATTCCATGATGAAACGGTAAGAAAACTAGGAAAATTACACTTGTACGATTGTTTGAGAGCCAACAAAGCATTAATGAGTTGGGGAATTGAAGGAAGAGTTCCTTTCTTAGACAAAGAATTTATGGATATTGCTATGACCGTAAATCCAGCGGATAAAATGGTTACTGCTCACGAACCCAAAATTGAAAAATGGTTATTGAGAAAAGCTTTTGAAGATTTGTTACCAGAATCAATTGCTTGGAGACAAAAAGAACAGTTTTCAGACGGAGTTGGTTATAGCTGGATTGACACTTTAAAGGAAGTGGCCGAAAAAGAAGTGACTGATGAAATGATGGCAAATGCAAAATTCCGTTTTCCTCAAAACACCCCTCAAAATAAAGAAGAATACAGATACAGAACTATTTTTGAAGAGCATTTCCCAAGTGAAACCGCTGCTTTAACAGTCCCATCTGTTCCATCAGTAGCTTGTTCTACGCCAATTGCTTTGGAATGGGACGAAGCTTTCAAAAAAATGAATGATCCGAGCGGAAGAGCTGTGATTTCCGTTCATGAAGATTCTTATTAG
- a CDS encoding transketolase family protein, with product MKFTYTEKKDTRSGFGAGLAELADKNPNVVALCADLIGSLKMEKFIEKAPERFVQTGIAEANMMGIAAGLATAGKIPFAGTFANFATSRVLDQVRQSIAYSNKNVKIAASHAGLTLGEDGATHQVLEDIGQMKMLPGMVVINPCDYNQTKQATLAAAEYEGPVYLRFGRPVVPVFIPEDMPFEIGKGILLQEGKDVTIVATGHLVWESLLAAEELEKEGISCEVINIHTIKPLDEEIILKSVEKTGKIVTAEEHNYLGGLGESVAGMLSRKRPTPQEFVAVNDTFGESGTPAELMHKYEIDAEAVVKAVKRVLAR from the coding sequence ATGAAATTTACATACACAGAAAAAAAAGATACAAGAAGCGGTTTTGGAGCAGGTTTAGCTGAGTTAGCAGACAAAAATCCAAATGTAGTAGCACTTTGTGCTGACTTAATCGGTTCTCTAAAAATGGAGAAATTCATAGAAAAAGCTCCAGAAAGATTTGTACAAACAGGTATTGCAGAAGCAAATATGATGGGTATTGCTGCGGGTTTAGCAACTGCTGGTAAAATTCCTTTCGCAGGAACATTTGCTAACTTTGCTACTTCTAGAGTTTTAGACCAAGTTCGTCAATCTATCGCTTACTCTAATAAAAATGTGAAAATTGCTGCTTCTCACGCTGGTTTAACTTTAGGAGAAGACGGTGCAACTCACCAAGTTTTAGAAGACATTGGTCAAATGAAAATGTTACCAGGAATGGTTGTAATTAATCCTTGTGATTATAACCAAACCAAACAAGCTACTCTAGCTGCGGCTGAATATGAAGGTCCAGTTTATTTAAGATTTGGTAGACCTGTAGTTCCTGTTTTCATTCCAGAAGATATGCCTTTCGAAATTGGTAAAGGAATTTTACTTCAAGAAGGAAAAGATGTTACGATTGTAGCAACTGGACATTTAGTTTGGGAATCTCTTCTAGCTGCTGAAGAATTAGAAAAAGAAGGAATTTCTTGTGAAGTGATTAATATTCACACCATTAAACCTTTAGACGAAGAAATTATTCTAAAATCTGTAGAAAAAACGGGTAAAATTGTTACTGCAGAAGAGCACAATTACTTAGGTGGTTTAGGTGAATCTGTAGCAGGAATGTTATCTAGAAAAAGACCTACTCCACAAGAATTTGTTGCTGTAAATGATACTTTCGGAGAAAGTGGAACTCCAGCAGAATTAATGCATAAATACGAAATAGATGCAGAAGCTGTAGTAAAAGCGGTAAAAAGAGTTTTAGCAAGATAA
- a CDS encoding MFS transporter, protein MKTSQIENIETTKKILPLILATAIFMQMLDSTILNTSLPSIAKDLNESPLNMQNAIISYVLTLALFMPVSGFLADKFGTKKVFIISLILFSLGSLLCSLSPNLTFLVIARVIQGIGGSLMTPVGKLALIKTFDKSELLKAMNFAIIPALIGPVLGPLIGGYMVDYLSWHWIFLINLPIGILGIVLSVKYMPNYFSKIIDFDFKGFLFFAAASLLLSISLEWMGNAKNITPVLLVFLMGFIFIYLYYRHAKKEENPIFPLELFMVRTFRVGFLGNLATRLGISSIPLLIPLMIQIAYGQSAVVSGWIVAPMAITAMFGKSAVIKILNRFGYRKTLMFNTFLIGTLICLMAIPGINTSIYWFIPLILVLGFFNSIQFTSMNTISISDLRDSHTSSGNSLISVNQQIAIGFGIAFGLIILKLFEGDTQLIKGNIHNAFRYTFLVMGILTILSGFVFRRLHFRDGDNMKS, encoded by the coding sequence ATGAAAACATCACAGATTGAAAATATAGAAACCACCAAAAAAATTCTTCCATTAATATTGGCTACTGCTATTTTTATGCAAATGCTAGACTCTACTATTCTCAACACCTCTCTACCATCTATTGCAAAAGATTTAAACGAGTCACCGCTCAATATGCAAAATGCCATTATCAGTTATGTTTTGACATTGGCTTTATTTATGCCTGTAAGTGGTTTTTTGGCAGATAAATTCGGGACGAAAAAAGTATTTATTATTTCTTTAATCCTATTCAGTTTAGGTTCTCTTTTGTGTTCACTTTCCCCAAACTTAACTTTTTTGGTGATTGCGAGGGTAATACAAGGAATTGGAGGAAGTTTAATGACACCAGTTGGTAAATTAGCACTTATCAAAACTTTTGACAAAAGTGAATTACTTAAAGCGATGAATTTTGCTATTATTCCCGCTTTAATTGGCCCAGTTCTCGGTCCATTAATTGGAGGTTATATGGTAGATTATCTTTCTTGGCATTGGATATTTTTAATAAATCTACCAATTGGAATTTTAGGAATTGTGCTGAGTGTAAAATATATGCCAAATTATTTTTCTAAAATCATAGATTTTGATTTTAAAGGTTTTCTATTTTTTGCAGCCGCATCTTTGTTGCTTTCCATCTCACTAGAATGGATGGGAAACGCTAAAAATATAACTCCTGTTCTGTTGGTATTTTTAATGGGTTTTATTTTTATTTATCTCTATTACAGACACGCCAAAAAAGAAGAAAATCCCATTTTTCCTTTAGAATTATTCATGGTAAGAACCTTCAGAGTAGGATTTTTAGGAAATCTAGCGACGAGATTAGGCATAAGCTCAATTCCGTTATTAATTCCTTTGATGATTCAAATTGCTTACGGACAATCTGCAGTAGTTTCTGGCTGGATTGTAGCACCTATGGCGATTACAGCCATGTTTGGAAAATCTGCCGTTATTAAAATCCTGAATCGTTTTGGTTACCGAAAAACATTGATGTTCAACACTTTTCTTATTGGCACACTCATTTGTTTAATGGCAATCCCTGGAATTAATACGTCTATTTATTGGTTTATTCCTTTAATTTTGGTTTTAGGATTTTTTAATTCTATTCAATTTACCTCTATGAATACTATTTCTATTTCGGATTTACGAGATAGTCACACGAGTAGTGGAAACTCTTTAATTTCTGTAAATCAACAAATTGCCATAGGATTTGGAATTGCATTTGGTTTAATCATTTTAAAACTTTTTGAAGGTGATACGCAACTTATCAAAGGAAATATTCACAATGCATTTCGATACACTTTTTTGGTGATGGGAATTCTCACCATTTTGTCTGGTTTTGTTTTTAGAAGACTTCATTTCAGAGATGGCGATAATATGAAATCTTAA
- a CDS encoding sodium:solute symporter, whose protein sequence is MNPVFVGVILSVYFLALLGVSYYTSRNANNQTFFIGNKNSNWLLVAFGMIGTSLSGVTFVSVPGTVGTGGFTYFQVVLGYFLGYFVVAFVLLPLYYKLKLTSIYTYLNERFGFNSYQTGAIFFIISRTLGATARLYLVINILDLLIFHNDITKATDISWSFVAISVAILLMILAYTFKGGVKTIVWTDTLQTVFMLGALLITVGYILTKMNLGIGETWSQFQGLGYDNMFVLDINSKDFFLKSILGGMFITISMTGLDQEMMQKNISIEKLGNSQKNMFTFSVVMVIVNFIFLFMGGLLYMYAAQIGVDAKGDDLYPILAFQKMSPIIGVVFIIGLISALFPSADGAITALTSSFCIDILGINRNQKSELENSKTRKIVHLTFTLIFLILVIIFKVINDKSIIGLILKIAGYTYGPLLGLFAFGILTKHQIKDKLTLWVCLAAPIITYALSTYLEKAEYAYQIGIEVLIINGIITFLGLWLIRKK, encoded by the coding sequence ATGAATCCAGTTTTTGTAGGAGTAATTTTATCCGTTTATTTTCTGGCGCTACTTGGCGTTTCTTACTACACTTCTAGAAATGCAAATAACCAAACATTTTTTATAGGAAATAAAAATTCTAACTGGCTTTTAGTAGCTTTTGGAATGATTGGCACTTCCCTTTCTGGAGTAACATTTGTGTCGGTTCCTGGAACGGTAGGAACAGGTGGTTTTACTTATTTTCAAGTAGTCTTAGGTTATTTTTTAGGATATTTTGTAGTGGCATTTGTCTTACTTCCTTTGTATTACAAACTGAAACTTACTTCTATTTACACTTACCTCAACGAAAGATTTGGGTTTAATTCTTACCAAACTGGCGCTATCTTTTTCATTATTTCTAGAACTTTAGGCGCCACTGCTCGTTTATATTTGGTTATCAACATTTTAGACTTGCTTATTTTCCATAATGATATTACTAAAGCTACCGATATTTCTTGGAGTTTTGTTGCCATTTCTGTCGCTATTTTATTAATGATTTTAGCTTATACTTTTAAAGGTGGCGTGAAAACTATCGTTTGGACAGACACTTTGCAGACCGTTTTCATGTTAGGAGCGTTGCTTATTACTGTAGGTTATATTCTTACCAAAATGAATTTAGGAATTGGCGAAACTTGGTCTCAATTTCAAGGTTTGGGTTATGATAATATGTTTGTTTTAGATATTAATTCTAAAGATTTTTTCTTAAAATCAATTCTCGGAGGAATGTTCATTACCATTTCTATGACAGGTCTTGACCAAGAAATGATGCAAAAAAATATTTCCATCGAAAAATTAGGAAATTCACAGAAAAACATGTTCACTTTTTCGGTGGTTATGGTGATTGTAAATTTCATTTTCCTTTTTATGGGCGGACTTCTTTATATGTACGCTGCTCAAATTGGTGTAGATGCAAAAGGAGACGATTTATATCCTATTTTAGCGTTTCAAAAAATGTCACCCATTATTGGCGTGGTTTTCATTATTGGACTTATTTCTGCGCTTTTTCCTTCTGCAGATGGTGCAATTACAGCACTTACTTCTTCTTTTTGTATTGATATTTTAGGCATCAACAGAAATCAAAAATCAGAACTTGAAAATTCTAAAACCAGAAAAATAGTTCACCTAACGTTTACTTTAATTTTCTTGATTTTAGTTATTATTTTTAAAGTTATCAATGACAAATCCATCATTGGCTTAATTCTAAAAATCGCAGGATATACTTATGGTCCACTTCTTGGCTTATTCGCATTTGGAATTCTGACCAAACATCAGATTAAAGATAAATTGACACTTTGGGTTTGTTTAGCGGCGCCCATTATCACTTATGCACTAAGCACTTATCTAGAAAAAGCAGAATACGCCTACCAAATAGGAATAGAAGTCTTAATTATTAACGGCATCATCACCTTTTTAGGACTTTGGCTCATCAGAAAGAAATAA
- a CDS encoding Lrp/AsnC family transcriptional regulator yields MNYQLDEIDKKILDFLVENTRMPFTEIAKQMDVSAGTIHVRVKKMEDAGIILGSSLNIDYGKLDYHFTAFIGILLTKSNKTQEVLTELASIPNVVEASVISGKYNIFCKVRAKNTEDAKRIIYQIDDIQDVMRTESMISMEEFLSDKNRLINAISV; encoded by the coding sequence ATGAATTATCAATTAGATGAAATAGACAAAAAAATCTTAGATTTTTTAGTAGAAAATACAAGAATGCCTTTCACAGAAATCGCTAAACAAATGGATGTGTCTGCAGGTACTATTCACGTAAGAGTAAAGAAAATGGAAGATGCAGGAATTATCCTCGGTTCTTCTTTAAATATAGATTATGGTAAATTAGATTATCATTTTACTGCGTTTATTGGGATTTTATTAACCAAATCTAACAAAACTCAAGAAGTTCTTACAGAATTAGCGTCTATTCCAAATGTGGTAGAAGCAAGCGTAATTTCTGGTAAGTATAACATCTTCTGCAAGGTAAGAGCTAAAAATACTGAAGACGCTAAAAGAATCATTTATCAAATAGATGACATTCAAGATGTTATGAGAACTGAATCTATGATTTCTATGGAAGAGTTCCTCAGTGATAAAAATAGATTAATTAATGCTATTTCTGTTTAA
- a CDS encoding agmatine deiminase family protein gives MIDLTKTPKSQGYVFPAEWEEHDATWLSWPHKEESWPGKLEEIYPYYCQFIKILSEDEFVRINVKDEEMRKFAMDCIMQAGANLENIEFYFHETNDAWCRDHGPAFLINKNGEEPEKAIVDWGYNAWGNKYPPFDLDDVIPTKIGKEFDIPVFHPGIVMEGGSVEFNGKGTILTSKSCLLNKNRNPHLSKEEIEEYLKNYYGQEQVLWVSDGIIGDDTDGHIDDTVRFVNENTVLTVVEDNPEDENYEILQTNLRELQEMKLLDGSPLNIIELPMPDPVIWEDQRLPASYANFYISNKHVIVPTYRCEKDEKALEIIQKCFPERKVVGIDSTEIIWGLGSFHCLSQQEPLV, from the coding sequence ATGATTGATCTAACAAAAACTCCAAAATCACAAGGCTACGTTTTCCCAGCAGAATGGGAAGAACACGATGCTACTTGGCTTTCTTGGCCTCATAAGGAAGAATCTTGGCCAGGTAAATTAGAAGAAATTTATCCTTATTACTGTCAATTTATTAAAATTCTTTCCGAAGACGAATTCGTGAGAATTAATGTAAAAGACGAGGAAATGAGAAAATTTGCTATGGATTGTATCATGCAAGCTGGTGCAAATCTCGAAAATATTGAATTCTATTTCCACGAAACCAACGATGCATGGTGCAGAGATCACGGTCCCGCTTTTTTGATTAATAAAAATGGTGAAGAACCAGAAAAAGCAATCGTAGATTGGGGTTATAATGCTTGGGGAAACAAATATCCTCCGTTTGATTTGGATGATGTAATTCCTACAAAAATTGGTAAAGAATTTGACATTCCTGTTTTTCATCCAGGAATCGTAATGGAAGGTGGAAGCGTAGAATTTAACGGAAAAGGCACTATTTTGACATCAAAATCTTGTCTTTTGAATAAAAATAGAAATCCTCATCTTTCAAAAGAAGAAATTGAAGAATATCTGAAAAATTATTACGGACAAGAGCAAGTTCTTTGGGTAAGTGACGGAATTATTGGTGATGACACTGATGGACATATTGATGACACCGTTCGTTTTGTGAATGAAAATACCGTTCTTACCGTTGTAGAAGACAATCCAGAAGACGAAAACTACGAAATCTTGCAAACCAACCTCAGAGAATTGCAAGAAATGAAACTTTTAGATGGCTCTCCTTTAAATATTATTGAATTGCCAATGCCAGATCCTGTAATTTGGGAAGACCAAAGATTGCCAGCTTCTTATGCTAATTTTTACATCTCGAACAAGCACGTTATTGTACCAACTTATAGATGTGAGAAAGACGAAAAAGCATTAGAAATCATCCAAAAATGTTTCCCAGAAAGAAAAGTAGTAGGTATAGATTCCACAGAAATTATTTGGGGATTAGGCAGTTTTCATTGTTTAAGCCAACAAGAACCATTAGTATAA